A window from Cellulomonas sp. C5510 encodes these proteins:
- a CDS encoding alpha/beta fold hydrolase, with product MLVHGIGVSHRYWRPLAAELCRDRRVLVPDLPGFGRSPRPQRVPAVGDLADVVLGLLRGVEDAVLVGHSMGAQVVAEAMLRDPRAVSRVVLVGAVVDPSAPSVAGQAARLARDARYEPPAVNAVVATDYLRAGPRWFSAVLPEMFAYDTAAAVSRLPGPALLVRGEHDPVATRDWHRRLAALAPRGTVREVPRAGHIPQATHAPLLARWVREGAW from the coding sequence GTGCTGGTGCACGGCATCGGCGTCTCGCACCGGTACTGGCGCCCGCTGGCGGCGGAGCTGTGCCGCGATCGACGGGTGCTCGTGCCGGACCTGCCCGGCTTCGGCCGCAGCCCCCGGCCGCAGCGTGTCCCGGCGGTGGGTGACCTGGCGGACGTCGTGCTGGGGCTGCTGCGCGGCGTCGAGGACGCGGTGCTCGTGGGGCACTCGATGGGGGCGCAGGTCGTCGCCGAGGCCATGCTGCGCGACCCGCGGGCGGTGTCCCGGGTGGTGCTGGTGGGCGCCGTGGTCGACCCGTCCGCGCCGTCGGTGGCCGGGCAGGCGGCGAGGCTCGCGCGGGACGCCCGGTACGAGCCGCCCGCCGTCAACGCCGTCGTCGCCACGGACTACCTGCGTGCCGGTCCGCGGTGGTTCTCGGCGGTGCTGCCGGAGATGTTCGCCTACGACACGGCGGCGGCCGTCAGCAGGCTGCCCGGCCCGGCGCTGCTGGTCCGCGGGGAGCACGACCCGGTCGCCACACGCGACTGGCACCGGCGCCTGGCGGCGCTCGCACCCCGGGGGACCGTGCGGGAGGTGCCGCGCGCGGGCCACATCCCGCAGGCGACCCACGCCCCGCTGCTCGCCCGCTGGGTGCGGGAGGGCGCGTGGTGA
- a CDS encoding triacylglycerol lipase: MVTARARRRPAEVAARTAWRVLDYGYAGWRQAAALLSRTPPGAWAHPAARRPPEVLLLPGVWEPWRFLEPLGGALHARGHAVHVVPGLGFNGGGLPEMTELAADRVRELDLRGAVVVAHSKGGLIGKALLGRADVRDRLRGMVAVNTPFAGSPYARWLPVPALRAFLPDDEVLTALAAQRADHGRIVAAATRWDPHIPGDGALPGARLVRLRTPGHFLPLCSAELRSVVAAELDRFAASHPGADGARTSR; the protein is encoded by the coding sequence GTGGTGACGGCGCGCGCACGCCGGCGGCCGGCCGAGGTGGCCGCCCGCACCGCGTGGCGGGTCCTCGACTACGGGTACGCCGGCTGGCGGCAGGCCGCCGCGCTGCTGTCGCGGACGCCGCCGGGCGCGTGGGCCCACCCCGCGGCGCGCCGCCCGCCGGAGGTGCTGCTGCTGCCCGGCGTGTGGGAGCCGTGGCGGTTCCTCGAGCCCCTCGGGGGCGCCCTGCACGCCCGAGGGCACGCGGTCCACGTCGTCCCCGGGCTCGGGTTCAACGGCGGCGGCCTCCCCGAGATGACCGAGCTCGCCGCGGACCGCGTCCGGGAGCTCGACCTGCGGGGTGCGGTCGTCGTCGCGCACTCCAAGGGCGGCCTCATCGGCAAGGCGCTGCTCGGCCGCGCGGACGTGCGGGACCGCCTGCGGGGCATGGTGGCCGTCAACACGCCCTTCGCCGGCTCGCCCTACGCGCGGTGGCTCCCGGTGCCGGCGCTGCGCGCGTTCCTGCCGGACGACGAGGTGCTCACCGCGCTCGCGGCCCAGCGGGCCGACCACGGCCGCATCGTGGCGGCCGCCACCCGCTGGGACCCGCACATCCCCGGCGACGGCGCGCTCCCGGGCGCGCGGCTCGTGCGTCTGCGGACGCCGGGGCACTTCCTGCCGCTGTGCAGCGCCGAGCTGCGCAGCGTCGTCGCGGCCGAGCTCGACCGGTTCGCGGCGAGCCATCCGGGTGCCGACGGCGCCCGGACGTCGCGCTGA